One genomic region from Paroceanicella profunda encodes:
- the ccmC gene encoding heme ABC transporter permease CcmC gives MSFWEYANPTRFMRLSGVALPWVAGLAVLCLVPGLAWGFFLTPDEARQGSTVKILFVHVPAAMMAINIYVMMFVASLVWLIRRHHVSVLAARAAAPVGAVMTVIALLTGALWGQPMWGSPWEWDPRLTSFFVLFLFYLGYIALWAAIEDPDKAADLTSVLAMVGSLFALLSRYAVNFWSQGLHQGASMSLDRRENVSDVFWFPLLLCMAGFFLTFLALLLLRTRTEIRARRIRALHQRLAAG, from the coding sequence ATGTCATTCTGGGAATACGCGAACCCGACCCGTTTCATGCGCCTGTCCGGCGTGGCCCTGCCCTGGGTGGCGGGGCTGGCGGTGCTGTGCCTCGTGCCGGGGCTGGCCTGGGGCTTCTTCCTCACCCCCGACGAGGCGCGTCAGGGCTCCACGGTGAAGATCCTCTTCGTGCACGTGCCCGCCGCGATGATGGCGATCAACATCTACGTGATGATGTTCGTGGCCTCGCTGGTCTGGCTCATCCGCCGGCACCATGTCTCGGTGCTCGCGGCGCGCGCGGCCGCGCCGGTGGGTGCGGTGATGACGGTGATCGCGCTGCTCACCGGCGCGCTCTGGGGCCAGCCGATGTGGGGCTCGCCCTGGGAATGGGACCCGCGCCTCACCTCGTTTTTCGTGCTGTTCCTGTTCTACCTCGGCTACATCGCGCTCTGGGCGGCGATCGAGGACCCGGACAAGGCGGCGGACCTCACCTCCGTTCTGGCGATGGTGGGCTCGCTCTTCGCCCTGCTGTCGCGCTACGCGGTGAACTTCTGGTCGCAGGGGCTGCACCAGGGGGCCTCGATGTCGCTGGACCGGCGCGAGAACGTGAGCGACGTGTTCTGGTTTCCGCTGCTGCTGTGCATGGCCGGGTTCTTCCTCACCTTCCTCGCGCTGCTGCTGCTGCGCACCCGCACCGAGATCCGTGCCCGGCGCATCCGCGCCCTGCACCAGCGGCTGGCGGCAGGCTGA
- a CDS encoding thioredoxin domain-containing protein gives MTQAPPQAERSPETEAELAAAFAALGPDHRPRTHLMDGDAPRYVNRLIREASPYLLQHAHNPVDWWPWGEAALAEAARRDVPVFLSAGYATCHWCHVMEEESFDNEEIAALLNAHFVPVKLDRESRPDIDQIYIAATSLQNGHAGWPNSAWLLPDGRPFHTGTYFPKPQFAQVLGAIANGWKSSGRAEFTSLAGRLSDAIAAITSERKEAVPLVTAPDAAFERMARMFNPEDGGFSKGTQFPQEGFLLFLLDHWRRGGPDKALDIARRTLSAMAEGGIHDQVGGGFHRYTVDVNWRTPHFEKMLYNQALLLRCYTELHQVAHWGGHEAGCCVRYLEAEMTAPDGAFYAAEDADSLTPDGRLEEGAFYAWTPEQVRALLHPDLAEKAIAMLGIDRAPTLEAGAVAHLVPEEEVPPGLWDPDALPVILRQLHEYRAARARPLRDEKVIAGWNGLMIRALAEAALEFHNPHWAALAVRAAEAVFARLDGPDGLCRIHARGRAQEPALLSDYAWLGLACLALHDATGTQAWAERAEALASTMLARFDDGRGRLASGFGPGPFARIYETEDGAVPSGESSALELLARLALRRPLPLMRARAEALRDALSARISDYPAVWPTALSAVRILADGEAGATRVCADGALRVRLETFHATGAHKLIVTIAPGWHVAAAGAEGLAGAALEGAATVWPAPEPWENPHTPAPVPVHTGTLSLPLNHPEEMVTLSLQPCNAAVCLLPVTLRFRIR, from the coding sequence ATGACACAAGCCCCCCCGCAGGCCGAGCGCAGCCCCGAGACCGAGGCCGAGCTGGCCGCGGCCTTCGCCGCCCTCGGCCCCGATCACCGCCCGCGCACCCATCTCATGGATGGCGACGCGCCGCGCTACGTGAACCGGCTGATCCGCGAGGCCTCGCCCTACCTGCTCCAGCACGCGCACAACCCGGTGGACTGGTGGCCCTGGGGCGAGGCGGCGCTGGCCGAGGCCGCGCGCCGCGACGTGCCGGTGTTCCTCTCCGCCGGTTACGCCACCTGCCACTGGTGCCATGTGATGGAGGAGGAGAGCTTCGACAACGAGGAGATCGCCGCCCTCCTCAACGCGCATTTCGTGCCGGTGAAGCTGGACCGCGAGAGCCGGCCGGACATCGACCAGATCTACATCGCCGCCACCAGCCTGCAGAACGGCCATGCCGGCTGGCCGAACTCGGCCTGGCTGCTGCCCGACGGCAGGCCGTTCCACACCGGCACCTATTTCCCGAAACCGCAGTTCGCCCAGGTGCTTGGCGCCATCGCCAACGGCTGGAAAAGCTCGGGGCGGGCGGAATTCACCAGCCTCGCCGGCCGGCTGTCGGACGCCATCGCCGCCATCACCTCCGAACGCAAGGAGGCGGTGCCGCTGGTCACCGCGCCGGACGCGGCCTTCGAGCGCATGGCCCGGATGTTCAACCCGGAGGACGGCGGCTTCAGCAAGGGCACCCAGTTCCCGCAGGAAGGCTTCCTGCTGTTCCTGCTCGACCACTGGCGGCGCGGCGGCCCGGACAAGGCCCTCGACATCGCGCGCCGCACGCTCTCGGCCATGGCCGAGGGCGGCATCCACGACCAGGTCGGCGGTGGCTTCCACCGCTACACGGTGGACGTGAACTGGCGCACACCGCATTTCGAGAAAATGCTCTACAATCAGGCCCTTCTGCTGCGATGCTACACCGAGCTCCACCAGGTGGCGCATTGGGGCGGCCATGAGGCGGGCTGCTGCGTGCGCTACCTGGAAGCGGAGATGACAGCGCCGGACGGTGCCTTCTACGCCGCGGAGGACGCGGATTCCCTCACCCCCGACGGCCGGCTGGAGGAAGGCGCCTTCTACGCCTGGACGCCGGAGCAGGTGCGCGCGCTGCTGCACCCCGATCTCGCGGAAAAGGCCATCGCCATGCTGGGGATCGACCGCGCCCCCACCCTGGAGGCCGGTGCGGTGGCGCATCTGGTGCCCGAGGAGGAGGTGCCCCCCGGCCTGTGGGACCCGGATGCGCTGCCGGTGATCCTGCGCCAGTTGCATGAGTACCGCGCCGCCCGCGCCCGGCCCCTGCGCGACGAAAAGGTCATCGCCGGCTGGAACGGCCTGATGATCCGGGCCCTGGCCGAGGCCGCGCTGGAGTTCCACAACCCGCACTGGGCCGCCCTGGCCGTGCGCGCCGCCGAGGCGGTGTTCGCCCGGCTGGACGGGCCGGACGGGCTGTGCCGTATCCATGCCCGCGGCCGGGCGCAGGAGCCGGCGCTCCTGTCGGACTATGCCTGGCTCGGGCTCGCCTGCCTCGCCTTGCACGATGCCACGGGCACGCAGGCCTGGGCGGAGCGCGCCGAGGCGCTGGCCAGCACCATGCTCGCGCGCTTCGATGACGGGCGCGGCCGGCTGGCCAGCGGCTTCGGCCCCGGCCCCTTCGCGCGGATCTACGAGACCGAGGACGGCGCGGTGCCGTCCGGGGAATCCTCGGCGCTGGAACTGCTCGCACGGCTGGCGCTGCGTCGGCCGCTGCCGCTGATGCGCGCCCGGGCCGAGGCGCTGCGCGACGCGCTCTCCGCGCGGATCTCGGATTATCCTGCGGTCTGGCCCACGGCGCTCTCCGCGGTGCGCATCCTCGCGGACGGCGAGGCCGGCGCCACGCGCGTCTGCGCCGACGGGGCCCTGCGCGTACGGCTGGAGACCTTCCACGCCACCGGCGCGCACAAGCTCATCGTCACCATCGCGCCGGGATGGCACGTGGCGGCGGCGGGCGCGGAGGGGCTCGCCGGGGCGGCGCTCGAGGGCGCTGCCACCGTCTGGCCCGCGCCGGAGCCCTGGGAGAACCCGCACACGCCGGCCCCGGTGCCGGTGCACACCGGCACGCTGTCGCTGCCGCTCAATCACCCGGAGGAGATGGTCACCCTGTCGCTCCAGCCCTGCAACGCGGCGGTCTGCCTGCTGCCCGTCACCCTGCGGTTCCGCATCCGATGA
- the ftsY gene encoding signal recognition particle-docking protein FtsY, translating to MSLFGKLKDRLFKSSSKLDEGLDAILQDGGTVEPAGQGSDPGPASGGPAPDVPPQHGVPPAPSASPAPAPTPAPAVTPPAPTSPAARPAPAAPVPIPAPPPAAPAEAPRRGLFSRITGRGGAAAAPQAQGVLRRTLDDAMLESLEELLIQSDMGVETALRVAANMAEGRYGRKLSGDEIKRLLAAEVSRILEPVARPMPLTPRKPQVVLVVGVNGSGKTTTIGKLASQFRAAGKSVVIAAGDTFRAAAVEQLQIWGERAGVPVMTAPEGSDPASLAFDAMTRAEAEGADLLLIDTAGRLQNRTDLMEELAKIIRVIRKKDPSAPHNTLLVLDATTGQNALSQVEIFRKIADVSGLVMTKLDGTAKGGVLVALADRFGLPIHAIGVGEQIDDLAPFDPEEFARALTGLDA from the coding sequence ATGTCGCTTTTCGGAAAGCTCAAGGACCGCCTGTTCAAGTCCTCGTCGAAGCTCGACGAAGGTCTTGACGCCATCCTCCAGGACGGAGGCACCGTCGAGCCCGCGGGGCAGGGCTCCGATCCCGGCCCGGCGTCTGGCGGGCCGGCGCCCGACGTGCCGCCGCAGCACGGTGTTCCGCCTGCGCCTTCCGCATCGCCCGCGCCCGCCCCGACACCGGCGCCCGCCGTGACGCCTCCCGCCCCGACATCTCCCGCCGCGCGCCCAGCGCCGGCCGCACCCGTGCCCATCCCCGCGCCGCCGCCGGCGGCCCCGGCCGAGGCGCCGCGCCGCGGGCTGTTCTCGCGCATCACCGGGCGTGGCGGCGCCGCGGCCGCTCCCCAGGCGCAGGGCGTTCTGCGCCGCACGCTGGACGACGCGATGCTCGAGAGCCTGGAGGAGCTGCTCATCCAGTCGGACATGGGGGTGGAGACCGCGCTGCGCGTGGCCGCGAACATGGCCGAGGGCCGCTATGGCCGCAAGCTCTCGGGCGACGAGATCAAGCGCCTGCTGGCCGCCGAGGTGAGCCGCATTCTCGAACCCGTCGCCCGGCCGATGCCGCTCACCCCGCGCAAGCCCCAGGTGGTGCTGGTGGTGGGCGTGAACGGCTCGGGCAAGACCACGACCATCGGCAAGCTCGCCAGCCAGTTCCGCGCCGCCGGCAAGAGCGTGGTGATCGCCGCCGGCGACACGTTCCGCGCCGCGGCCGTCGAGCAGCTGCAGATCTGGGGCGAAAGGGCCGGGGTTCCGGTGATGACCGCGCCGGAGGGCTCCGACCCCGCCAGCCTCGCCTTCGACGCGATGACCCGGGCGGAGGCGGAGGGCGCCGACCTCCTGCTCATCGACACCGCCGGGCGGCTGCAGAACCGCACCGACCTGATGGAGGAGCTTGCGAAGATCATCCGCGTGATCCGCAAGAAGGACCCCTCCGCCCCGCACAACACGCTGCTGGTGCTCGACGCGACCACGGGGCAGAACGCGCTCAGCCAGGTGGAGATCTTCCGCAAGATCGCCGATGTCTCCGGCCTGGTGATGACCAAGCTCGACGGCACCGCGAAGGGCGGCGTGCTGGTGGCGCTGGCGGACCGCTTCGGCCTGCCGATCCATGCCATCGGCGTGGGCGAGCAGATCGACGATCTCGCCCCCTTCGACCCGGAGGAGTTCGCCCGCGCGCTCACCGGCCTCGACGCGTGA
- the ccmD gene encoding heme exporter protein CcmD — MLPDLGRYTVAVLGAYGVTLAALALLVGASWLRHRRVKAALARLEALRRPPDE, encoded by the coding sequence ATGCTTCCGGATCTCGGCAGATACACCGTCGCGGTGCTGGGCGCCTATGGGGTGACGCTGGCGGCACTGGCGCTGCTGGTGGGCGCCTCCTGGCTGCGCCACCGCCGGGTGAAGGCCGCCCTCGCCCGGCTCGAAGCCCTCAGGAGACCTCCGGATGAGTGA
- a CDS encoding DUF1223 domain-containing protein, with product MHRLFALLTALALVPLTGAASRAEEKPVVVELFTSQGCSSCPPADALADTLSREPGLLILTLHVDYWDYLGWRDRFARPENTRRQKAYTAMFHARSVYTPQAIVQGSERLVGSDAPALVAAIQAQRALPSIAHIELVRRSDSIDVKLSSAAPIIFRSKGILHLVTYDEPQTVRIERGENAGKTVVYTNVVRDWMKLGVWDGRAPMTISAPMPSMGKGLAVILQDGKVGPILASAWIEP from the coding sequence ATGCACCGTCTTTTCGCTCTGCTCACAGCACTCGCCCTGGTTCCCCTCACGGGGGCGGCCTCGCGGGCCGAAGAGAAGCCGGTGGTGGTGGAACTGTTCACCAGCCAGGGGTGCTCGTCCTGTCCCCCGGCCGACGCGCTGGCCGACACGCTGTCGCGTGAGCCGGGCCTGCTGATCCTCACGCTGCACGTGGATTACTGGGATTATCTGGGCTGGCGTGACAGGTTTGCCCGTCCGGAAAACACCCGGCGGCAGAAGGCCTACACGGCGATGTTCCACGCCCGCTCGGTCTACACGCCGCAGGCCATCGTGCAGGGCTCGGAACGGCTGGTGGGCAGTGACGCGCCGGCGCTGGTGGCGGCCATCCAGGCCCAGCGGGCGCTGCCCTCCATCGCGCACATCGAGCTGGTGCGCCGCTCCGATTCCATTGACGTTAAACTGTCATCCGCCGCGCCGATCATCTTCCGCAGCAAGGGCATCCTGCATCTCGTCACCTATGACGAGCCGCAGACCGTGCGTATCGAGCGAGGTGAAAACGCCGGCAAGACAGTGGTTTATACCAATGTCGTGCGGGACTGGATGAAACTCGGCGTGTGGGATGGCCGCGCGCCGATGACAATCAGCGCCCCGATGCCCTCCATGGGCAAGGGGCTGGCCGTGATCCTTCAGGACGGCAAGGTCGGGCCCATTCTGGCCTCCGCCTGGATCGAACCCTGA
- a CDS encoding DsbE family thiol:disulfide interchange protein produces the protein MLAPVACAAIFLGVGYWALSRQNPDELPSALTQRAAPGLALEPLIEGAPVPETADLSAPGVKLVNFWASWCAPCRAEHPMLMAIARSGVPIYGVNYKDKPGDAQGFLADLGDPFTRIGADPTGRNGINWGLYGVPETFVIDGSGKVLLRHPGPITKSIYDSRIRPLLEGK, from the coding sequence ATGCTGGCGCCGGTGGCCTGCGCGGCGATCTTCCTCGGCGTGGGCTACTGGGCGCTGTCGCGGCAGAACCCGGATGAGCTGCCCTCCGCCCTCACCCAGCGCGCGGCGCCGGGGCTGGCGCTGGAGCCGCTGATCGAGGGCGCTCCGGTGCCCGAAACGGCCGATCTCTCGGCACCCGGCGTGAAGCTGGTGAACTTCTGGGCCAGCTGGTGCGCGCCCTGCCGGGCCGAGCACCCGATGCTGATGGCCATCGCGCGCTCCGGCGTGCCGATCTACGGGGTGAACTACAAAGACAAGCCGGGCGATGCGCAGGGCTTCCTCGCGGACCTGGGCGACCCGTTCACCCGCATCGGGGCGGACCCCACCGGGCGCAACGGCATCAACTGGGGGCTCTACGGCGTGCCGGAGACCTTCGTGATCGACGGCAGCGGCAAGGTGCTGCTGCGCCACCCGGGCCCGATCACGAAATCCATCTACGACAGCCGGATCCGCCCGCTTCTCGAAGGAAAATGA
- a CDS encoding inner membrane-spanning protein YciB, with product MAGKPLNPVLKLVLELGPVFAFFLTYRLSTADPALPAEQAELARMIFATSVFIPLVLAALAVSWWISRTLPKMAALTALVVVVFGGLTIALKDDTFFKMKPTIIYGLFAVILGVGLMRGQSYLQYLMGEVFRMKSAGWMLFTRRFALYFACLAVANELVWRTQDTDTWVTFRTFVLPLATFVFILTQAPLLGRYMEKDE from the coding sequence ATGGCCGGAAAGCCGCTGAACCCCGTCCTGAAGCTGGTGCTCGAACTCGGGCCGGTCTTCGCCTTCTTCCTCACATACCGGCTCAGCACGGCCGATCCGGCGCTGCCTGCGGAGCAGGCGGAGCTGGCGCGGATGATCTTCGCGACCTCGGTCTTCATCCCGCTGGTGCTGGCGGCGCTGGCGGTGTCCTGGTGGATCAGCCGCACGCTGCCGAAGATGGCCGCGCTCACGGCGCTGGTGGTGGTGGTGTTCGGCGGGCTCACCATCGCGCTGAAGGACGACACGTTCTTCAAGATGAAACCCACCATCATCTACGGGCTCTTCGCGGTGATCCTCGGCGTGGGGCTGATGCGCGGGCAGTCCTACCTGCAATACCTCATGGGCGAGGTGTTCCGGATGAAATCCGCGGGATGGATGCTGTTCACCCGGCGCTTCGCGCTGTATTTCGCCTGCCTCGCGGTGGCGAACGAGCTGGTCTGGCGCACGCAGGACACCGACACCTGGGTGACCTTCCGGACCTTCGTTCTGCCGCTGGCGACCTTCGTGTTCATCCTCACCCAGGCGCCCCTGCTGGGCCGCTACATGGAGAAGGACGAGTGA
- the ccmB gene encoding heme exporter protein CcmB, translating into MLALLRREMLLALRSGGGAGLGLAFFLVTILLMPLGIGPESALLGRIAPGVIWVAALLACLLSLDRLFQADHEDGTLDILALAPLPLEAVVAVKALAHWLTTGLPLLLVAPVLSVTLALPGPALPWLVAALAVGTPALSFIGAAGAAITVGLRRGGLLLSLLVLPLYIPTLIFGARAVDLAARGQNPATALLLLGAVTLGTLALAPFAAAAALRMNLR; encoded by the coding sequence GTGCTGGCGCTGTTGCGGCGCGAGATGCTGCTGGCGCTGCGCTCGGGCGGCGGGGCCGGGCTGGGGCTCGCCTTCTTTCTCGTCACCATCCTGCTGATGCCGCTGGGAATCGGGCCGGAGAGCGCCCTGCTCGGGCGGATCGCGCCGGGGGTGATCTGGGTGGCCGCGCTGCTCGCCTGCCTGCTCTCGCTGGACCGGCTGTTCCAGGCCGATCACGAGGACGGCACGCTCGACATCCTCGCCCTCGCGCCGCTGCCGCTGGAGGCGGTGGTGGCGGTGAAGGCGCTGGCGCACTGGCTCACCACCGGGCTGCCGCTGCTGCTGGTGGCCCCGGTGCTGTCGGTCACGCTGGCGCTGCCCGGGCCGGCGCTGCCCTGGCTGGTGGCGGCACTCGCCGTGGGCACGCCGGCGCTGAGCTTCATCGGCGCGGCCGGCGCGGCGATCACGGTGGGCCTCAGGCGCGGCGGGTTGCTGCTCTCGCTCCTCGTGCTGCCGCTCTACATTCCCACGCTGATCTTCGGGGCAAGGGCGGTCGATCTCGCCGCCCGCGGGCAGAACCCGGCGACCGCCCTGCTGCTGCTCGGCGCCGTCACCCTCGGCACCCTCGCCCTCGCCCCCTTCGCCGCCGCCGCGGCCCTGCGCATGAACCTTCGATAG
- the ccmA gene encoding heme ABC exporter ATP-binding protein CcmA, with protein MSLILRDLGVARGGRMVVSGLDFSLAPGEAALLRGPNGAGKSTLLRALAGLLPLAAGSATLMGADLAQEPDTVQEQLAYAGHLDAVKPQMTVAENLAFQARLFGAPDAGPALALFGLAALADRPAGACSAGQKRRIGLARLALAARPLWLLDEPTVSLDADAVADFAGMVRAHCAGGGMALVATHIDLGLSEARVLRLEPVSAAVRESADPFLGDAWEDGL; from the coding sequence ATGAGCCTCATCCTGCGTGATCTCGGCGTGGCCCGGGGCGGCCGTATGGTCGTGTCCGGGCTGGATTTTTCCCTCGCCCCCGGCGAGGCCGCGCTGCTGCGCGGGCCCAATGGCGCGGGCAAGTCCACCCTGCTGCGCGCGCTGGCCGGGCTGCTGCCGCTCGCCGCCGGCTCCGCCACGCTGATGGGCGCCGACCTGGCGCAGGAGCCGGACACGGTGCAGGAGCAGCTCGCCTATGCCGGCCATCTCGACGCGGTGAAGCCGCAGATGACCGTGGCGGAGAACCTGGCCTTCCAGGCCCGGCTGTTCGGCGCGCCCGATGCGGGCCCGGCGCTGGCGCTCTTCGGGCTGGCGGCCCTGGCGGACCGGCCGGCCGGCGCCTGTTCGGCCGGGCAGAAGCGGCGGATCGGGCTGGCCCGGCTCGCGCTCGCCGCCCGGCCGCTGTGGCTGCTGGACGAACCCACCGTCTCGCTCGACGCGGATGCGGTGGCGGATTTCGCCGGCATGGTGCGCGCCCATTGCGCCGGCGGGGGCATGGCGCTGGTGGCCACGCATATCGACCTCGGGCTCTCCGAGGCCCGGGTGCTGCGGCTGGAGCCGGTGAGCGCGGCGGTGCGCGAGTCCGCCGACCCCTTCCTCGGCGACGCCTGGGAGGACGGGCTGTGA
- the acnA gene encoding aconitate hydratase AcnA codes for MTIFTGSDTSKTRRELSVGGKTYAYYSIPAAQEAGLGDFSRLPAALKVVLENMLRFEDGKTVSTEDIKAFSEWADKGGKNPREIAYRPARVLMQDFTGVPAVVDLAAMRDAMVALGGDPEKINPLNPVDLVIDHSVMVDEFGNARAFQMNVEREYERNGERYEFLKWGQGAFNNFRVVPPGTGICHQVNLEYLGQTVWTDQDQNGVEVAYPDTLVGTDSHTTMVNGLAILGWGVGGIEAEAAMLGQPISMLIPEVVGFKLTGKLKEGMTATDLVLTVTQMLRKKGVVNKFVEFYGEGLDHLPLADRATIANMAPEYGATCGFFPIDDETLNYLRTSGREEERIALVEAYAKENGFWRGANYAPIYTDTLELDMSTVEPSLAGPKRPQDRVPLSSAAEGFLKVTADYRGVDLSAGATEMAAEGGATVPVPTIETIAKTAKVEGETYEIRDGSVVIAAITSCTNTSNPYVMIAAGLVAQKANALGLTRKPWVKTSLAPGSQVVTEYLRDAGLQDDLDALGFNLVGYGCTTCIGNSGPLPEKISKAIADNDIVACSVLSGNRNFEGRVNPDVRANYLASPPLCVAYAIAGDMNINIMEDAIAQKADGTPVFLKDIWPTQKEVSDLVMKTVTREAFQSKYADVFKGDEHWQKVDGGEGLTYSWPASSTYVQNPPYFVGMGMEPGVIDDVTDAKILALLADSVTTDHISPAGSFKPDHPAGKYLIERQVPVRDFNSYGSRRGNHEIMMRGTFANIRIRNEMLDGVEGGYTKGPDGETTSIYDAAMEYIEQGRSLVIIAGKEYGTGSSRDWAAKGTALLGVKAVIAESFERIHRSNLVGMGVIPFEFKNGDTRKSLGLTGAETVSITGLKGDLKPQADVPATVTYADGTVKEITLRCRIDTAVEIEYVENGGVLHYVLRSLARAA; via the coding sequence ATGACCATTTTCACCGGATCAGACACGAGCAAGACTCGCCGCGAGCTCAGCGTCGGCGGCAAGACCTACGCCTATTACTCGATCCCGGCGGCCCAGGAAGCGGGCCTCGGCGACTTCAGCCGCCTGCCGGCCGCGCTGAAGGTCGTGCTCGAGAACATGCTGCGCTTCGAGGACGGCAAGACCGTCAGCACCGAGGACATCAAGGCCTTCTCCGAATGGGCCGACAAGGGCGGCAAGAACCCGCGCGAGATCGCCTACCGCCCCGCGCGCGTGCTGATGCAGGACTTCACCGGCGTTCCGGCCGTGGTTGACCTCGCCGCGATGCGTGACGCGATGGTCGCCCTCGGCGGCGACCCGGAGAAGATCAACCCGCTGAACCCGGTCGATCTCGTGATCGACCACTCGGTGATGGTGGATGAGTTCGGCAACGCCCGCGCCTTCCAGATGAACGTGGAGCGCGAGTACGAGCGCAACGGCGAGCGTTACGAGTTCCTGAAATGGGGGCAGGGCGCGTTCAACAACTTCCGCGTCGTCCCCCCCGGCACCGGCATCTGCCACCAGGTGAACCTGGAGTACCTCGGCCAGACCGTCTGGACCGACCAGGACCAGAACGGCGTGGAAGTCGCCTATCCGGACACGCTGGTGGGCACCGACAGCCACACCACCATGGTCAACGGCCTCGCGATCCTCGGCTGGGGCGTGGGCGGCATCGAGGCGGAAGCCGCCATGCTCGGCCAGCCGATCTCCATGCTCATCCCGGAAGTCGTGGGCTTCAAGCTCACCGGCAAGCTCAAGGAAGGCATGACCGCGACCGACCTCGTGCTCACGGTCACGCAGATGCTGCGCAAGAAGGGCGTGGTGAACAAGTTCGTCGAGTTCTACGGCGAAGGCCTTGACCATCTGCCGCTGGCCGACCGCGCGACCATCGCCAACATGGCCCCGGAATACGGCGCCACCTGCGGCTTTTTCCCGATCGACGACGAGACGCTGAACTACCTGCGCACCTCGGGCCGCGAGGAGGAGCGCATCGCCCTCGTCGAGGCCTATGCGAAGGAGAACGGCTTCTGGCGCGGTGCGAACTACGCGCCGATCTACACCGACACGCTCGAGCTCGACATGTCCACCGTCGAGCCCTCCCTCGCCGGGCCGAAGCGCCCGCAGGACCGCGTGCCGCTCTCCTCGGCCGCCGAGGGCTTCCTGAAGGTGACCGCCGACTACCGCGGCGTGGACCTCTCCGCCGGCGCCACCGAGATGGCCGCCGAGGGTGGCGCCACTGTCCCGGTTCCGACGATCGAGACCATCGCCAAGACCGCGAAGGTCGAGGGCGAGACGTACGAGATCCGGGACGGCTCGGTGGTGATCGCCGCCATCACGTCGTGCACCAACACCTCGAACCCCTACGTGATGATCGCGGCGGGCCTGGTGGCGCAGAAGGCGAACGCCCTCGGCCTCACCCGCAAGCCCTGGGTGAAGACCTCCCTCGCCCCCGGCTCCCAGGTGGTGACGGAATACCTGCGTGACGCGGGCCTGCAGGACGATCTCGACGCGCTCGGGTTCAACCTGGTGGGCTACGGCTGCACCACCTGCATCGGCAACTCGGGCCCGCTGCCGGAGAAGATCTCCAAGGCGATCGCGGACAACGACATCGTCGCCTGCTCGGTGCTCTCGGGCAACCGCAACTTCGAGGGCCGCGTGAACCCCGACGTGCGGGCGAACTACCTCGCCTCGCCGCCGCTCTGCGTGGCCTATGCCATCGCCGGCGACATGAACATCAACATCATGGAAGACGCGATCGCCCAGAAGGCGGACGGCACCCCGGTGTTCCTCAAGGACATCTGGCCGACGCAGAAGGAAGTCTCCGACCTGGTGATGAAGACCGTCACCCGCGAGGCCTTCCAGTCCAAATACGCCGACGTGTTCAAGGGCGACGAGCACTGGCAGAAGGTCGATGGCGGCGAAGGGCTCACCTACTCCTGGCCGGCCAGCTCCACCTATGTCCAGAACCCGCCCTACTTCGTGGGCATGGGCATGGAGCCGGGCGTGATCGATGACGTGACCGACGCGAAGATCCTCGCGCTGCTGGCGGATTCGGTGACCACGGACCACATCTCGCCGGCAGGCTCGTTCAAGCCGGATCACCCGGCGGGCAAGTACCTGATCGAGCGTCAGGTTCCGGTGCGGGACTTCAACTCCTACGGCTCCCGCCGCGGCAACCACGAGATCATGATGCGCGGCACCTTCGCCAACATCCGCATCCGCAACGAGATGCTCGACGGCGTCGAGGGCGGCTACACCAAGGGCCCCGACGGCGAGACCACCTCGATCTACGACGCGGCGATGGAGTATATCGAGCAGGGCCGCTCGCTGGTGATCATCGCCGGCAAGGAATACGGCACCGGCTCCTCGCGTGACTGGGCGGCCAAGGGCACGGCGCTCCTCGGCGTGAAGGCCGTGATCGCGGAGAGCTTCGAGCGCATCCACCGCTCGAACCTGGTGGGCATGGGCGTGATCCCGTTCGAGTTCAAGAACGGCGACACCCGCAAGTCCCTCGGGCTCACCGGCGCGGAAACCGTGTCGATCACCGGCCTCAAGGGCGATCTGAAGCCGCAGGCCGACGTGCCGGCGACCGTCACCTACGCCGACGGCACGGTGAAGGAGATCACCCTGCGCTGCCGCATCGATACCGCGGTGGAGATCGAATACGTCGAGAACGGCGGCGTGCTGCACTACGTGCTGCGCAGCCTGGCCCGCGCGGCCTGA